GCCACCCAAGGCCGCCACCCGTGCGTGGGTAGGGACTTGCAGAAACGAAAAAGCAGAACGCCCTCCTATCTGGGCATAGGTACACTGTAGCACAGCAACCCATAGAAGCCCCAGAAGGAAAAGGCGTTTTTGCATTGTTTTCGTGAAAATAGGCTAAAATCAGCTTTTCTAATGTAGATCCCTCGCTCGCCTCCGGAGAGTGTGAGAAACATGCGGTGTCTCGCCGTTTATTAGATTAACTTCATACACTCATAACGGCCAGAGGCCTAAGTAGCTCTCACTCGCCGGTGGCGAGGGAGAGCTACTTTTAGTTGTCAGCGCGGGCCGGAACTGGTTCTTCAGTGACCTTTAATTCTAACGGTTTAGCAACTTTCTCTGGCAACAGCGCGAACTCCAGCACATCGTCCACGCGGTCTACGTAATGGATGTTGAGCCCGGCAATGTAGTGAGCGGCAATCTCATTCACCTCTTTGCGGTTCTTGTTGCACAGAATCACGTCTTTTACTCCCGCACGTTTGGCCGCCAGAATCTTTTCTTTGATACCACCCACTGGCAATACCTTTCCGCGTAGTGTAATCTCACCGGTCATGGCCAGATGCGAGCGCACTTTGCGTTGCGTAAACACAGAGGCAATGGACGTGAAGATGGCAATACCGGCACTTGGCCCGTCCTTCGGCACGGCCCCTTCCGGGAAGTGGATGTGCAAGTCATACTGGTCAAACAGGCGGTAGTCAATGTCCAGCTCCTGGGCACGGGCGCGCAGGTAAGAAACGGCCGTCATGGCAGATTCCTTCATCACATCGCCTAGCTGTCCAGACAAGGTCAGCTTCCCTTTGCCGCGGCTCAATAGTGACTCAATGAACAGAATGTCGCCACCCACGCTGGTCCAGGCCAAGCCCGTCACAACGCCTGCGGTTTCATTGTCCTGGTACAGTTCTTTGTCGAAGATTTCTGGGCCTAGTATGCGCACTATGTCTTTGGCTTCCAGCTTGGCCGGCCACTCCTCTTCCATGGCTTTGGATTTGGCAATGTTTCGGACAACAGCCCCCAGTTTACGTTCCAGATTCCTTACACCAGATTCACGGGTATAGTCTTCTATTACCTTCTGGATGGCTCCGGTGGAGAAAGCCACGTCTTTGGCTTGTAGGCCGTGGTCTTCTTTGAGCTTTGACAGCAAGTGGCGCTTGGCAATTTCAACCTTCTCTTCAATGGTATAGCCGGTCACCTCAATAATCTCCATGCGGTCACGCAGGGCTGGGTGAATGGTATCCAATGAGTTAGCCGTAGCAATGAACAAGACTTTAGAAAGGTCATACTCCACTTCCAGGTAATTGTCCACGAAGGTATGGTTCTGCTCTGGGTCCAACACCTCCAGCAAGGCAGAAGACGGGTCGCCTCTGAAGTCAGAATTAATCTTATCCACCTCGTCCAGAATCATGACCGGGTTAGAAGACTCAACTTTCTTAATCTGACTGATGATACGGCCCGGCATAGCGCCCACGTAGGTTTTGCGGTGCCCGCGAATCTCGGCTTCGTCGCGAACGCCGCCTAAGGCAATGCGCACGTATTTACGGCCCAAAGCTTTGGCTACAGAGCGTCCCAACGAAGTTTTCCCCACGCCCGGAGGTCCGTACAAGCAAAGGATAGGCGCCTTCATATCGTTCTTCAGCTTCAAGACGGCCAAATACTCCAAGATGCGCTCTTTCACTTTCTCCAAGCCGTAATGGTCAGCGTCCAGAATTTTCTTGGTGCGCTTCAGGTTGAAGTTATCCTTGGTGTTTTCGTTCCAAGGCAGGTCCAGCAAGAACTCGCAGTAGTTCAAGGAGATAGGATACTCAGCGGCCTGCGGGTTCAGGCGGCCTAGTTTGTCTATCTCTTTGTTGAAGTGCTTGGCCACGGTTTCGGGCCATTTCTTTTTGGCGGCACGCAGACGCATCTTCTCCACTTCCTGCTCGGGGCCGTCCATGCCCAGCTCGTCCTGCAAGACTTTGATTTGCTGACGCAGGAAATAGTCGCGCTGTTGCTCATCAATGTCCAGGTGCACCTTGCTGTGGATTTCCTGCTTAATTTCCAGCATCTGGATTTCACGCATCATCAACTGCAACAAGGTAGTGCCGCGCTCTACGCCGTCGTTAATCTCTAACAACTTCTGCTTCTGGGCTACCTCCACGTTGATGTTAGAGGACAGGAAATGCGTCAAGAAGCTTGGGCTGTCAATGTTGTCCAGAGCCACCTGGGCTTCCTGCGGAATTTCAGGGTTGAGCTTCAGAATCTTGGCGGCCGCCTCTTGCAGGGAGCGTACCAGGGCCTTCACTTCTTTGCTGGTTTTGTTGGGGAACACCTCTGGGCAATAGGACACTTTGGCCGTCAAAAACGGGTCTTCTTGCGTGACTTCTTCTACGGTAAAGCGGCTCTGCCCCTGAATGATGATGGTGGTGTTCCCGTCTGGCAGGACCAGCATTTTCAGGATTTTGGCCATGGTGCCCACGGTGTACAAATCTTCGCCGCCCGGCTCTTCAGCAGACATGTTCTTCTGGGCCACTACGCCCACAATCTTATCGCCGCGATAGGCTTTGCGCACCAGTTTCACAGACTTCTTTCTGGTCACGGTGATGGGTAGAACCACGCCCGGAAAAAGCACGGTGTTGCGAACCGGCAAAAGCGGCAGGGTATCTGGTTTATTCTTCTCAGAACCTTCTCCGTCTTCCAGATCAGTGGTGATAATGGAGATGATGTCTCCATTGCCATCGTCTGCCAAGTCGGCAAGCATGAGTTGGTGTAACAGCGTATCTTGGGTATTATTCATAAAAGCGACCTCATTGAATGCCATAATGACAGCATTCTGTGCGTAAACTGCACGGTTTTGGATGAAGATAGATATATGTCAAGTCCTATGCCAATGTAGGCCGTAAAACTTCTATATTTCCTGAGAGAACCCGGCAGAAAAACTTACATTTGATATGTAATTAAGAATAGTATTCCCCCGGCAGCTATTTTACTATGCCACTACTTCGACTCCTTTGCCTTTCCTTGCTGTTTGCAGCCTACAGTTTTGCCGCTGTGGGCCAGACGAAATCGCCCTTGCGTATTCGGCAGAAAGCTGTTTCTGATTCTCTTAGGGACCGTACCCCAGAGGCCGAGCTGGTCTTAGAATTCCCGAACCTCAACAAGGTGGCCTTCTACCAAAACTCCTCTAAGCTCAACGCCATTCTAAAGCTGGAGAAAAAACAGAACTGGGCCAAAGTCCTACCATTGCTGGAGGACTACGTGGGCAACTTCGGGATTGACAACTTCTACCGTGACACCAAACTGCTTTGGCGCCTGGGCCAGCTGTATGAGAAACTGGGCCAGCGCGAAAAAGCCATCGCCTATTACCGTCTGGTCCTTAAACACCACCGCACGGACATTAAGCGCGTGCAATTGTACTATGACTCTCTGGAGCAGAAAAAGCAGGATTTGTACGTACCGCTTAAGCAGTATTATGAGATTGTAGAGTACCGCAAAAGTGTGGCCACCTACAAGCCCCCGCGCGGCGTGTACACTAATATGGGCGATGCCATCAACTCCAAGGCAGAAGACTACGGCCCTGCCGTGCACGCGGATAGTTCTTTGTTTATTTACACCTCGCGCCGCAAGGCCACCAAATCCACCGGCACCGACGAGGACCTGTATTTCTCTAAAAACGAGAACGGCTACTGGCATGAGGGGCAGTCCTTTGGCAAGCCCATCAACAGCATTTACAACGAAGGTTCTGCCTGCCTCAGCCGCGATGGCAAGACGCTGTACTTTGCCCGCTGCGAAAGCCCTGATGGTTACGGCAACTGTGACTTGTATTCTGCCAATAAACTTACCGACGGCTCCTGGGGGCAAATTAAGAACCTGGGGACTAGCGTGAACAGCAAGGCTTGGGATTCGCAGCCCACGCTTTCACCGCAGGAAGACACGCTCTACTTTGCCTCAGATAGACTGGGTGGCTTTGGTTTGTCAGATATTTATTACACGGTGAAACAGAAGAACGGCGATTGGTCCAATGCCAAGAACCTGGGACCGGTGGTGAACACCCGCGAGAGTGAGGTGAGTCCGTATTTCCATCCCTTGTACCAGGTGCTGTACTTCAGCTCACGGGGGCAGTTGCTCAACTTCGGGGATTTTGACATCTACAAGACTTACCGCGTGAACGGCCACTGGCAGGAGCCGCGCAACGTGGGTCCGCTGGTGAACGGCAAGGGAAGCGAGTACTACTTCACCATTGACGCTGAATCCAAAAACCTATATTACGCCCGCTCAGAGGAGACCAATCTCAAGAACCTGGACCTTTTCTCCTTCCCGCTGCCCATGGAGGCGCACCCGCTGGCCGTAACCAAACTCTCCGGCGTCCTCACAGACTCCATTACCAACAAACCGCTCAACGGCATCATTTCCATCATTGACATGGACAATGGCGTGGAAGTGGCCTCCAAATACCTGCGCGACGACGGTTCTTTTGACTTTGACCTCATTGACAACAGCCGCTACATGATGCTCATCCAGAGCCCCGATTTCTTCTCCATTGAAAAAGAGGTGGACCTGAAAAGCGACACCGTCATGAAAATCATGACCACGCTCATTGACTACAGCATTCCGCTTATTTTCAAGAACCTGGAGTTTGACGAAGGCAAAGCCGACATCAAAAAAGACATGGAATCCAGCCTGGACCGCATTGTGCTGTTCATGGTGGATCATCCAGACATTAACCTGAGCATAGAAGGCCACACCGATGCTTCCGGAGACCCAGACGCCAACCTGGAACTCTCTAACTGGCGCGCCATCTCCATCAAGAAGTACATAGTGGACAAAGGCAAGCTGGATGAAAACCGAATCCACGCCGTGGGCAAAGGAAGCTCTGAACCCATTAAAGAAGAGTTTACCCTAGAAGACCGCGCCGTGAACCGACGAGTGGAGTTCAAGCTCATTAAACCGGGTTCAGGGACTTCTGAGGGAAAGAATGACGGCGGAGGCGGTTGGGAATAACCAAGCCATCTCTTGCCACAAATCTTCCGTTTTTGGCCTGTTTTCTAGGAATTAGCCCAAAAACGGAAGGTTTGTGGCAAGAGGAGTAAAACAAAAGAACATGGAAAGGCTTTTACACGCAAAGCACTGGCAAATCTTTCTTATTACCATTTTCGCTCAACTTATAGGGAATGTCACACTGGAGCAATACCCCATGGTAGACCTGCTCCTCTCGTTATCAGGAGTTCTGCTTTATTTCTCCTACCCAATGGTCATCGGGTACCTGTTACAGGGGTTCTTATCTCCTAAAGTCCAATTAAGGTCCACCTACTTTCTTGTAAACTGCTTTGTTTGGTTTGGGGTCTATGTAATAACCATGGTTCTTTCTGAAGGGAAGAGCGTCCATTATAGTGGTCTGAAAGCGTTGCCTGGCTTTTACGTCTTCTTTGCCTTTCTCTACTCCACAAACATTTTTCCAGCCAAAACCATCAAGTCCATAGAGCTTTCAAAAGAAGCCAGGTTTGGAGACTACTTCTTCTATTCTTTTCTAATCCTCTTTCTGCCCTTCGGAATTTGGATTCTACAACCTAGAATCAACAGAATAGCGGCTGGGCAATTGACTGAGCCTGCATCTTTCAACTAATCTTTCTATAAATACAAACCTCCCGTTTTTGGCTTGTTTTACAGAAAACAGGCCAAAAACGGGAGTTTGTGTTTACGCTACTTCTGTCTAGTTCTTCTTCGGCAAACCAGGAATCTGAATAGCCGGCGTACGGTCTTCTGGCCTAGGAGCGTCTTTTCTAAGCTTTTTGCCGCCCACGTTCACAATTAAGCCAATGCTCATCACAGAGTTGCCGGCGGTCATAAAATCACGGTTTTTGAGGCCGAAGTTACTGCCGCTGGTATACTGCAATTGGATGTTGGGCGTCAGGTGCAAACGGGTATAGAAGACAGGCTCAAAGAAGATGTTGTCCTCGGTGGGCTGCTTCACATCGTTCCGGAAGAACTCAGACATGCTCACCCGACTAATGCGCAAAGCGGTTCCGTAATTCAAGGTATGCTCGTTGCCAAAAAGCGTCAACACGCGCTTCTTTCTGGAAGAGTAATTGACCTGCAAAAACATCTTATTGAACTTAACCTCCTGCCGGTCATAGGTCATCATACCTTCGGGGGTGGACTCTTTGTAGGTACGGTCGCTGCTGCCGCGGCCCAGGCCGGCGTAGACTTCCAGAATGCGGTTTTGGTTGGGGCCAAACGTAGTGAAGTAGCCGCCGCCCGCCTCCAGCAGGTTATGCCGAAAGTCTTTTTTGCGGGAATCATTGTTCATCATGGCTCCGCTTACCAACACACCCACATGGTCTGTAACCGCATAGGCTGAGTTGAAACTGGCATTGCCTTTTAAAGTAATGTGAGCGCTGGTACTCAATTCGCCTCGTGAAGTGAGCATGGGGGTGTTGGGCACGTTCGGCATGTACACGCTGGAACAGCCGGTGGCGGCAGTGCCCATAAGAAGGACAATAATGCGGAGTAAGCTTTTTCTCATAAACTGCTAAATTCTATCCCTGTTTCTATTTCACGTGTAGTGTTGAGATGCCTGAAAGCCTCCACTTTATCAGGCATGCTTGGATTCTAATTTTCTAAAAGAACTGGCTCCTTCCCCTAGGAGTTTACCCATCTGCCCTAGTCAAGAGAAGAGGAAGTCAACCTACAAGGAAACCTCATGCTGGGTGTCTCCAACGCGGCTAAGCACCGACTTCTTCCTGGCGCCCACCTGCAGGTTGAGGATGTTGGTCTGGTCATCAAAGAGCTCCATCAAAAGATCATTCTGTACAAACAGGTTTTGCCCTGGTGCCTTGCCGGCGGGTATCTCAATGTAGAGCCAGATGGCGTCTGCCTCTTCCTGGGCGCCTACAAACTTCTGAGTTGGCCGTGCGCCTTTTCCGGCAGAAATGGTAAAATGCGCTTGCAGGTACTCGGCAATGAGTTTGTTCACGCGCTCAGACTTGTCCAACCGGATGCTGGTCTTGTGGCGCTTGCTGAGGGCGTCTTCCAGGTCATCGGCGAAGAGCCTGATGGACAACTCATAGCTCTGCGTCTTGGGGTTGTAGCGCGCATCTGTGATGCTGGTATGGAAGTCATGCGCCCACGCTTGCACTGGCAACAGAAAACCGACCAGTAATGCAAAATATAAAGCCTTTCTAATATTCATGTTCTCTTTTAAACAGGAAGAGACGCAAGTTTATTGCGTCTCTTCTGGCTCAACAAATTAGGTACACTCCAAAAAAGAAGTCTTCCCTCTTGTGTCTTTTGATTTGAATCTAAATGCTATTTGAACAGCAACTTAAAGAAGTCATTGAAAATGGCGAAGGCCATCAAACCCAGCAGCAACACCATGCCCACCTTCTGCGCGTTCTCCAGGAACTTGTCTGACGGCTTACGGCCCGAGATGATCTCATACGTCAGGAACATCACGTGACCGCCGTCCAGCGCCGGAATGGGCAAGAAGTTCATAAACGCCAGCACCATGGACAACATGGCCGTGATGGTCCAGAAGTTGATCCAGGAGAAGGTACCGCCAAAAATCTGGGCAATGCCAATTGGGCCGCTCAAGGCTTTGGAGGCAGAAACCTCGGCTCTGAAGATCTTCCCGAAGCCTTTGATGTTGGTTATGATCACCGAGAAGGCTTTCTCAGCTCCCAGCGGAATGGACTCCAGGAACCCGTAGTGGTGGGTAGCACGGGGCAATAGCAGTTCTGGGAAGAAACCAAGGGTGCCGTCTTCGTACACGGTTGGGTTCAAAGTCATAGGCTTGCCGGCTCTCTCAATCTGCAAAGGAACCGTCTTGGCCTTGTAGTGACTCAAGGCCGCCTGAAACTCATGGAAAAACTGGATAGGCTGGTTGCCAATCTTCACAATCTTGTCACCGGCCTTCAACCCGGCTTTGTCTGCGGCACTGCCAGATTTCACGCTGCCAATCACAAACGGCTCCCGCGGCAAGATAAAGCCAATCTTGTCGTTGTCGGCGAGTTTGTCCATCAAATCTGCCGGCACGGGAACGGTCATGCGCTGGCCGTCACGCTCTACGGTGTAAGAACCGTTTCTATCCAAGAGCACCTCTGGGCTGTACACATCCTGGAACTCCACCAAAGGTTTTCCGTTGATGCCCACCACTTTGTCACCGTCCTTGAGGCCAATCTGTTGACCAATCTCATTGGTGACAATGCCGTATTTCACGTCTTCGGCCAGCAGGTAACGATCCCCGTAGTACCAGGTGAGGCCCGCGTAAATGACAATACCGGTGATTACGTTGAAGATGATACCACCCATCATGACAATCAGTCGCTGCCAGGCCGGCTTGGCTCTGAACTCCCAAGGCTGAGGCTCGGCATTGAGCATGGCCGTGTCCAGAGACTCATCCACCATGCCGGAGATTTTCACGAAGCCGCCCAGCGGAATCATGCCAATCATATACTCGGTCTCACCCACTTGCTTGCTTACTAATTTAGGCGGGAACCCGATGGCGTATTTCTCCACGCGCATGCCAAACCACTTGGCGGTGAGCATGTGACCCAGTTCATGTATTCCTACTAAGATGGTCAGCCCCAGAATTAACTGGCCGGCCATTACTAAAGCATCCATTTGTTATGGTTATAAGGTTTTACGGCCCACAAGCGTAGTCTCTGGGCCGCGGTATTTGTCTCTTCTATTTTGTCTGCGCGAAAAGGGCACCGGCTAGGCGTGTACTCTTTCCTGCGCTAAACGACGGGCTTCCTGGTCTGTCTGGATGTAATCCTCCAAAGAAGGACTGGCAATATACGCAACTTTGGCGAGACAGTCAGAAATGAGGTCAGACATCTCTAGAAAGCCTATCTCCTCGCGCAAAAATGCGGCTACGGCCACCTCATTGGCAGCATTGAGCACGCACGGCGCGTTGCCACCCTTCTCCATGGCCGCAAACGCCAAGCCCAGGTTTTGGAAGGTCTCCAAATCCGGTTTCTCAAAGGTGAGTTGCGGATAATCCATGAAGTTGAACCGTGGGTAATTGGATTTCAAGCGGTTAGGGTAGCCCAGCGCGTATTGAATGGGCAGTTTCATGTCGGGCAAGCCCATCTGTGCCTTTAAAGAGCCGTCCTCAAACTGAACGAGCGAGTGCACAATAGATTGCGGATGCACGATGACTTCTATCTGATTATTCTGCAAGCCAAACAGCCACTTCGCCTCAATCACCTCTAAACCCTTATTCATAAGCGAGGCCGAATCAATGGTAATCTTGGCGCCCATCTCCCAGTTAGGGTGCTTCAAGGCCTGTGCTCTGGTCACAGTTTCTAAGAACGTGCGGTCCTTTCCCCTGAACGGGCCACCCGAGGCAGTGAGGATGATTTTCTCAATGGGGTTATGGAATTCGCCAGTGAGGCACTGAAAGATGGCGCTATGCTCAGAATCAACGGGATAGATGTTCACCGCTTTCTCCTTGGCCAGATCCGTAATCAACTGCCCCGCCACCACCAGCGTCTCTTTGTTGGCCAGCGCAATGGTCTTGCCCGCCTCAATGGCTTTGATGGTAGGCAACAGCCCCGCATAGCCCACCATGGCCGTCAAGACAATGTCCACGGTGTCCATCTGCACCACAGAACTCACCGAATTCAAACCAGCGTACACCTTAATTGGGTGCGAAGCCAAGGCGTCCCGCACTTTTTCGTACAAGTCTTCCTGCGTGATGACCACCGCGTTGGGCTGTACCGCAATGGCTTGAGTGATGAGCAGGTCTGCGTTGGAGTGGGCGGTGAGCACCTCCACCTCAAACGCCTCTGCCTGCGCTTGAATCACTTCCAGGGCCTGGGTGCCTATGGAGCCGGTTGAGCCAAGAATGGCTACTCGTTTCTTCATGTAAAAAAGTAAAAGCCGTTTTTGGGCTGCTTTTGCGAAATTAGGCTAAAAACGCAAGTTACCTATTATCTATTTATCACTTTAAACCCGAGCAGACTGCTTTTTTGCAGTTATCCTAGCAACCGCACTCACCCACAAAAGGCACGCTTTGGGAAGCCCCAGTCTTTAGATCCTTAACCATCAAAGTACCTTTCTTGGAGGCCACCTCGTCGCCGGTTTGTTGGCTATCCTGAATAGTCACGGTCACTTCATAATGGCCTTTTGAGTCTTTGTAAGGCGAATTCAAGGTGGATGGGTTTCCTTTTGCTGCACCTACCAAGGAGATTCTGGAACCATTGATGGATACCAAAGCCTTTTGCTGGTAGTCATTGAAGTAGATGAATTTCTCTTGTTTCAATTCCTCCTGATTTCTGGCGAAGTAGCAGGCACAGCCTCTAAAATCGTCCAGGTACCCATTGATAACATCCACTTCCACGGAAGGTTTTTGGGGCTCCAGGCTGGTGATGACTTTCTCCTGTTCTGGTTCTTGTGGCCTGTTACTAGTACCAGCCTTTTCACGCACGGGCTCAAAAATTGAATCGATCGGCATTTCCTGGTCAGCCTGGTTGGTGGTAGCAATAGCTTCCTGACCCGATCTATCCTCATGGCAACCTACCAACACAGTAACGCAAAGGCCTAAAACAAGGGATTGAAGGTATCGCATAATCGTTTATAAATTGGTCTTAGACCGCATACGGGCGTTTTTACGAAAAGCTTCTTTTCCTAGCTTAGCTCCCATCACTTTTTTGGATAGGTACCATACTGCATTACAAATTGGCCAGCAACCCATCTGCCAGCGTCCGGTCGTTGCTCAGGCGCGGCACCTTGTTCTGGCCGCCCAGCTTGCCTTGCTGTTTCATGTACTCCTGAAATGCGTTGGGGGCCAAGGCTGTCACCTTCAAAGTGCTGAGAATATTACCGGCAATGAGGTCATCGTAATACGCATTACGCTTGCGCAGATGCACGTCTAACGCCTTGGCAAACTGCTCTGGCTCCTGCGGAGCTTGCGCGAAGGCAATCAGCCACTCATGATACGATGCCCCGGCATCTGGACTCACGTACGGAGCGACGGTAAACTCGGTGACGGCCACCTCCGGAAACTCTTTCATGGCATCCTGTAAGGCACCTTCCACCTCTTCGGCAATGACGTGCTCGCCAAACGCTGAGATGAAATGTTTTAAACGGCCACTGACTACCAATTTATGTGGAAACAGGGACGTGAACTTAACCGTGTCGCCAATGGAGTAGCCCCAAAGACCGGCGTTGCTGTTGATGATGAGTGCGTAGTTGACATCGGTCTTCACTTCGGCCACGGTCAGGCGCGTGGGATTTGGGTTATGGAATTCCTCCACGGGCACAAACTCGAAGAAAATGCCACTGTCAGCCATCAAAAGCAAACCCGGGTCTTCCTGCAGGTTCTGGTAGGCGAAGAAGCCCTCAGAAGCTGGAAACGTCTCTATAGAATCTACCTTGCGGCCGATGCTCTCATACAGCTTGGCACGATACGGCGCGAAGTTCACGCCGCCGTACACAAACAGGTTAAAGTCTGGAAACACGTCCTTTATCTGCTTGCCCGTGCGCGCCATGATCTTATCAAAGTACATCTGCACCCACGGCGGAATACCCGAGATGAGCGTCATGCGCTGGTCTATGGTTTCATTGATGATGGCGTCCAGCTTGGTTTCCCAGTCGTCTATGCAATTTGTTTTATAGCTAGGCAACTGGTCGCGGCGCAGGTAGCCCGGCACGTGGTGGTTGATAATGCCCGATAACCTGCCGGTATTAATGCCGCTCACTTTCTCCAGCTCGGGACTGCCGCTCAAGAAAATCAATTTGCCATCCAGAAACTGCGACCGGCCCGTCTCATGAATGTAGCTGAGCAAGGCGCTTTTGCCGCCGCTCACGTGATTGGGCATGGAATCTTGGGTGATTGGAATGTACTTGGTGCCCGAGGTAGTGCCAGAGGTTTTGGCAAAGTACAGCGGCTGGCCCGGCCAAAGCACGTTCTTCTCCCCTTCCTTGACGCGGTCAAAGTAGGGTTTGAGCGCTTCATAATCGCCCACGGGCACGGCCTGCGCAAACTCCTGGTGGTTCTGTATGTCTTTGAAATGATGGTCTTTTCCGAAGGCAGTGTTCGCGCCTTTCTGCAAAAGATTCTGTAGGATTTTCTGCTGAGCTTCTGCCGGATTCTGCATCCAGGATTGTTGACGGCTGTGGGCCAGAGCCGCCAGTGGTTTACTCAAGAAAGCCTTTACGCCCATAGGTAGGTGGTTGGTAAGTTGGTAAAGATAAGAATCTAGGGCTTGTATCCAGAAAAGAGATGCCCACTAATTTACATCGCCATGGCTAAAATTGCTCCTGCCGGGTTCTTTTTAATGCACCTTCCGCTTTTTGCCAGTTTCCTAGAAAAGAAGCCAAAAACGGCATCAATACTCTATTTCTTCCTTCGCCAGAAATGCCCTTTTCTTTTAACCAGATGCCTTTGCTCTGGCTTGCCTAGTTTTTTTAAAACAGGAAAACTTCTAACTTAAACAGCGCAAACAAGTACACATCAACACATTTAACCATCTACAACTATGGCAAACAATACTGGAAAAGCCGTCTGGAACGGCGGCCTGAAAGAAGGCAAGGGAACAGTCTCTACGCAAAGCGGTGCTTTGGATGCGCGCTATTCCTTCGGGTCTAGGTTTGAGGACGACGTGACGGGCACCAACCCAGAAGAACTGATTGGTGCCGCGCATGCAGGCTGTTATTCAATGTTCTTGTCTGCCCTGTTAGAAGGTGCTGGCAAAACTGCCACTTCTGTGACCACTGAGGCCAAAGTCACACTGGGCAAAGACGACACCGGTCCGTTCATCAGTAAGATTGCATTGACGTGTGAGGCAGAAGTGCCGGGCTTGACCAATGAAGAATTGCAGGAGTTTGCCCAAAAAGCCAAAGACGGCTGCCCTATCTCCAGAGCCTTGGGCGCTGTCAAGGAAATAACCCTTCAGGCGAGCTTGAAAAACGCGTAGAAGACTTCAGAAGTCCCATTCAAGGTAGTATAGAAAAATTAGTATCTTTGCTCAATAGACGTTTTGCATGAGATCATTGGCTAGAGTAGGGTTGCGCCCGTCGCGCGATCATAAGATTTCCTTCGGGGTACAGTTATCATTGGTACTGCTGTGGATTGTGTACAGTTTGTTTCTGCTCTTCACAGAACCGGAGAACGGCACCAATGACCGCCACTTCATCCATTACATTTTCCTGGCGCTGGCGGCCGGCTACCTGATTTTCATTCTGGCGCAGAATACGTCCCTGTTTGGCTCTCAGTCGTATCTGGAGATTACGCCGGCCTACGTGGTGGAGAAACGCGGTCACTTCAAG
The nucleotide sequence above comes from Nibribacter ruber. Encoded proteins:
- a CDS encoding DUF6702 family protein, giving the protein MNIRKALYFALLVGFLLPVQAWAHDFHTSITDARYNPKTQSYELSIRLFADDLEDALSKRHKTSIRLDKSERVNKLIAEYLQAHFTISAGKGARPTQKFVGAQEEADAIWLYIEIPAGKAPGQNLFVQNDLLMELFDDQTNILNLQVGARKKSVLSRVGDTQHEVSL
- the rseP gene encoding RIP metalloprotease RseP, with protein sequence MDALVMAGQLILGLTILVGIHELGHMLTAKWFGMRVEKYAIGFPPKLVSKQVGETEYMIGMIPLGGFVKISGMVDESLDTAMLNAEPQPWEFRAKPAWQRLIVMMGGIIFNVITGIVIYAGLTWYYGDRYLLAEDVKYGIVTNEIGQQIGLKDGDKVVGINGKPLVEFQDVYSPEVLLDRNGSYTVERDGQRMTVPVPADLMDKLADNDKIGFILPREPFVIGSVKSGSAADKAGLKAGDKIVKIGNQPIQFFHEFQAALSHYKAKTVPLQIERAGKPMTLNPTVYEDGTLGFFPELLLPRATHHYGFLESIPLGAEKAFSVIITNIKGFGKIFRAEVSASKALSGPIGIAQIFGGTFSWINFWTITAMLSMVLAFMNFLPIPALDGGHVMFLTYEIISGRKPSDKFLENAQKVGMVLLLGLMAFAIFNDFFKLLFK
- the lon gene encoding endopeptidase La → MNNTQDTLLHQLMLADLADDGNGDIISIITTDLEDGEGSEKNKPDTLPLLPVRNTVLFPGVVLPITVTRKKSVKLVRKAYRGDKIVGVVAQKNMSAEEPGGEDLYTVGTMAKILKMLVLPDGNTTIIIQGQSRFTVEEVTQEDPFLTAKVSYCPEVFPNKTSKEVKALVRSLQEAAAKILKLNPEIPQEAQVALDNIDSPSFLTHFLSSNINVEVAQKQKLLEINDGVERGTTLLQLMMREIQMLEIKQEIHSKVHLDIDEQQRDYFLRQQIKVLQDELGMDGPEQEVEKMRLRAAKKKWPETVAKHFNKEIDKLGRLNPQAAEYPISLNYCEFLLDLPWNENTKDNFNLKRTKKILDADHYGLEKVKERILEYLAVLKLKNDMKAPILCLYGPPGVGKTSLGRSVAKALGRKYVRIALGGVRDEAEIRGHRKTYVGAMPGRIISQIKKVESSNPVMILDEVDKINSDFRGDPSSALLEVLDPEQNHTFVDNYLEVEYDLSKVLFIATANSLDTIHPALRDRMEIIEVTGYTIEEKVEIAKRHLLSKLKEDHGLQAKDVAFSTGAIQKVIEDYTRESGVRNLERKLGAVVRNIAKSKAMEEEWPAKLEAKDIVRILGPEIFDKELYQDNETAGVVTGLAWTSVGGDILFIESLLSRGKGKLTLSGQLGDVMKESAMTAVSYLRARAQELDIDYRLFDQYDLHIHFPEGAVPKDGPSAGIAIFTSIASVFTQRKVRSHLAMTGEITLRGKVLPVGGIKEKILAAKRAGVKDVILCNKNRKEVNEIAAHYIAGLNIHYVDRVDDVLEFALLPEKVAKPLELKVTEEPVPARADN
- a CDS encoding 1-deoxy-D-xylulose-5-phosphate reductoisomerase — its product is MKKRVAILGSTGSIGTQALEVIQAQAEAFEVEVLTAHSNADLLITQAIAVQPNAVVITQEDLYEKVRDALASHPIKVYAGLNSVSSVVQMDTVDIVLTAMVGYAGLLPTIKAIEAGKTIALANKETLVVAGQLITDLAKEKAVNIYPVDSEHSAIFQCLTGEFHNPIEKIILTASGGPFRGKDRTFLETVTRAQALKHPNWEMGAKITIDSASLMNKGLEVIEAKWLFGLQNNQIEVIVHPQSIVHSLVQFEDGSLKAQMGLPDMKLPIQYALGYPNRLKSNYPRFNFMDYPQLTFEKPDLETFQNLGLAFAAMEKGGNAPCVLNAANEVAVAAFLREEIGFLEMSDLISDCLAKVAYIASPSLEDYIQTDQEARRLAQERVHA
- a CDS encoding OmpA family protein, whose translation is MPLLRLLCLSLLFAAYSFAAVGQTKSPLRIRQKAVSDSLRDRTPEAELVLEFPNLNKVAFYQNSSKLNAILKLEKKQNWAKVLPLLEDYVGNFGIDNFYRDTKLLWRLGQLYEKLGQREKAIAYYRLVLKHHRTDIKRVQLYYDSLEQKKQDLYVPLKQYYEIVEYRKSVATYKPPRGVYTNMGDAINSKAEDYGPAVHADSSLFIYTSRRKATKSTGTDEDLYFSKNENGYWHEGQSFGKPINSIYNEGSACLSRDGKTLYFARCESPDGYGNCDLYSANKLTDGSWGQIKNLGTSVNSKAWDSQPTLSPQEDTLYFASDRLGGFGLSDIYYTVKQKNGDWSNAKNLGPVVNTRESEVSPYFHPLYQVLYFSSRGQLLNFGDFDIYKTYRVNGHWQEPRNVGPLVNGKGSEYYFTIDAESKNLYYARSEETNLKNLDLFSFPLPMEAHPLAVTKLSGVLTDSITNKPLNGIISIIDMDNGVEVASKYLRDDGSFDFDLIDNSRYMMLIQSPDFFSIEKEVDLKSDTVMKIMTTLIDYSIPLIFKNLEFDEGKADIKKDMESSLDRIVLFMVDHPDINLSIEGHTDASGDPDANLELSNWRAISIKKYIVDKGKLDENRIHAVGKGSSEPIKEEFTLEDRAVNRRVEFKLIKPGSGTSEGKNDGGGGWE